A region of Kribbella sp. NBC_01245 DNA encodes the following proteins:
- the rho gene encoding transcription termination factor Rho: protein MTETVEASSAVGASSSAAGETPARRRKAGGGLEGMLLPELKQLAGTLGIKGTGALRKGQLIEAIKAAQSGGGSAPATSRAKSSQPTLDEAVAEPVVAKAAKAETRAEARTEARAEARKNDGENTAGNSRRENGRTRGERAQAAATEAAPVEQARAEVAEPKTAESQVESGEAREGGQDRGEQTRGERSRNRDSQRTDSRRTEQRTAERTEQRTEGRAEGRGETQGAERGEAQRGGQDGRDRNQDRNRDAGRNTESRDRNQDNRDGGEDGDGRRRRRRGRDRDRNRDGGGAPQTGGRTERNERSRGGRNERYEQEPVVNEDDVLVPAAGILDVLDNYAFVRTSGYLPGPNDVYVALSMVKRYGLRKGDAITGAVKQPKDGERKEKFNPLVRIDTVNGSDPEAAKHRQDFNKLTPLYASERLRLETESNILVTRIVDIVSPIGKGQRGLIVSPPKAGKTMVLQALANAITTNNPEVHLMVVLVDERPEEVTDMQRTVKGEVIASTFDRPADDHTTVAELAIERAKRLVELGHDVVVLLDSITRLGRAYNIAAPASGRILSGGVDSSALYPPKRFFGAARNIEDGGSLTILATALIETGSKMDEVIFEEFKGTGNMELRLRREFADRRIFPAIDVVASGTRREELLMSKDETAVTWKLRRVLSALDGQAALELLIGKLKESKSNIEFLMQVNKTTPTSGNGGRSTDDGS, encoded by the coding sequence GTGACAGAAACTGTTGAAGCCTCCAGCGCGGTCGGCGCCTCGTCGTCCGCTGCCGGTGAGACGCCCGCGCGTCGCCGGAAGGCTGGCGGCGGCCTCGAGGGAATGCTGCTGCCCGAGCTGAAGCAGCTCGCCGGCACGCTGGGCATCAAGGGCACCGGCGCGCTGCGCAAGGGCCAGCTCATCGAGGCGATCAAGGCCGCCCAGTCGGGTGGCGGTTCGGCCCCGGCCACAAGCCGGGCGAAGTCGAGCCAGCCGACCCTGGACGAGGCGGTCGCCGAGCCGGTGGTGGCGAAGGCAGCGAAGGCTGAGACCCGCGCCGAGGCCCGCACCGAGGCCCGCGCCGAGGCTCGGAAGAACGACGGTGAGAACACTGCCGGGAACAGTCGGCGGGAGAACGGCCGGACCCGTGGCGAGCGTGCCCAGGCCGCCGCTACCGAGGCCGCTCCGGTTGAGCAGGCCCGGGCCGAGGTGGCTGAGCCGAAGACGGCCGAGAGCCAGGTCGAGAGTGGTGAAGCCCGCGAGGGTGGCCAGGACCGCGGCGAGCAGACTCGTGGTGAGCGCAGCCGTAACCGCGACTCGCAGCGCACTGATTCCCGCCGCACTGAGCAGCGGACCGCCGAGCGCACTGAGCAGCGGACCGAGGGTCGCGCTGAGGGCCGGGGTGAGACGCAGGGCGCCGAGCGTGGCGAGGCGCAGCGTGGTGGTCAGGACGGTCGTGACCGGAACCAGGATCGCAACCGCGATGCCGGCCGGAACACCGAAAGCCGTGACCGCAACCAGGACAACCGCGACGGTGGCGAGGACGGCGATGGCCGTCGGCGTCGTCGCCGGGGCCGCGACCGGGATCGCAACCGCGATGGCGGCGGTGCCCCGCAGACCGGTGGCCGCACCGAGCGCAACGAGCGCAGCCGCGGCGGCCGCAACGAGCGGTACGAGCAGGAGCCGGTGGTCAACGAGGACGACGTCCTGGTTCCCGCCGCGGGCATCCTCGACGTGCTCGACAACTACGCCTTCGTCCGGACCAGCGGCTACCTGCCCGGCCCGAACGATGTGTATGTCGCGCTGTCGATGGTCAAGCGCTACGGCCTGCGCAAGGGTGACGCGATCACCGGTGCGGTCAAGCAGCCGAAGGACGGCGAGCGCAAGGAGAAGTTCAACCCGCTGGTGCGGATCGACACGGTCAACGGGTCCGACCCGGAGGCCGCGAAGCACCGCCAGGACTTCAACAAGCTCACCCCGTTGTACGCCTCGGAGCGGCTGCGCCTGGAGACCGAGTCGAACATTCTGGTCACCCGGATCGTCGACATCGTCAGCCCGATCGGTAAGGGCCAGCGTGGTCTGATCGTCTCGCCGCCGAAGGCCGGTAAGACGATGGTGCTGCAGGCACTCGCCAACGCGATCACCACGAACAACCCCGAAGTGCACCTGATGGTCGTGCTCGTCGACGAGCGGCCTGAAGAGGTCACCGACATGCAGCGCACGGTCAAGGGTGAGGTCATCGCCTCCACCTTCGACCGGCCGGCCGATGACCACACCACCGTCGCCGAACTGGCGATCGAGCGGGCCAAGCGCCTGGTCGAGCTCGGCCACGACGTGGTCGTCCTGCTCGACTCGATCACCCGGCTCGGCCGCGCGTACAACATCGCGGCCCCGGCCAGCGGCCGGATCCTGTCCGGTGGTGTCGACTCGTCCGCGCTGTACCCGCCGAAGCGGTTCTTCGGTGCGGCCCGCAACATCGAGGACGGTGGCTCGCTCACCATTCTCGCGACGGCGCTGATCGAGACCGGCTCCAAGATGGACGAGGTCATCTTCGAGGAGTTCAAGGGCACCGGAAACATGGAGCTGAGGCTCCGCCGCGAGTTCGCCGATCGCCGGATCTTCCCGGCCATCGACGTGGTCGCCTCCGGTACCCGCCGCGAAGAGCTGCTGATGAGCAAGGACGAGACGGCTGTTACCTGGAAGCTGCGCCGGGTGCTGTCCGCACTCGACGGCCAGGCCGCGCTCGAGCTGCTGATCGGCAAGCTCAAGGAGTCAAAGTCGAACATCGAGTTCCTGATGCAGGTGAACAAGACCACGCCCACCTCGGGCAACGGTGGTCGAAGCACCGACGACGGCAGCTGA
- the rpmE gene encoding 50S ribosomal protein L31, translated as MKSDIHPTYVATTVTCTCGSTFTTHSTAESGSIHADVCSQCHPFYTGKQKILDTGGRVARFEKRYAKK; from the coding sequence ATGAAGAGCGACATCCACCCGACCTACGTCGCGACCACGGTGACCTGCACCTGTGGCTCGACGTTCACGACGCACTCGACGGCTGAGAGCGGCAGCATTCACGCTGACGTGTGCTCGCAGTGCCACCCCTTCTACACCGGTAAGCAGAAGATCCTCGACACCGGTGGCCGGGTTGCTCGCTTCGAGAAGCGTTACGCCAAGAAGTAG
- the prfA gene encoding peptide chain release factor 1 — protein sequence MFEAVEALKDEYAELEKRMSDPELHSDQAVARQVGKRYAALAPIVRAYTEWLQTADDIEAAKELASEDESFAEEAIRLTTRREELAEKLQMLLVPRDPGDDKDAILEIKAGEGGDESALFAGDLLKMYLKYAENQGWKTEVLDAADSDLGGYKSVTVAVKAKGVPEPGEAPYAKLKFEGGVHRVQRVPVTESQGRIHTSAAGVLVLPEAEDVDVEVDVNDLRIDVFRSSGPGGQSVNTTDSAVRITHLPTGIVVSCQNEKSQLQNREQAMRILRSRLLAAAQEAANQEASDARRLQIRTVDRSERVRTYNYPENRFSDHRVGFKTHNLDQVLGGELAPVIQALTEADLAERLAAVAPK from the coding sequence ATGTTCGAGGCTGTCGAAGCGCTGAAGGACGAGTACGCCGAGCTCGAGAAGCGGATGTCGGATCCCGAGCTGCACTCCGACCAGGCCGTCGCCCGTCAGGTCGGCAAGCGTTATGCGGCGCTGGCGCCGATCGTGCGCGCCTACACCGAGTGGTTGCAGACGGCCGATGACATCGAGGCCGCGAAGGAGCTGGCGTCCGAGGACGAGAGTTTCGCCGAAGAGGCGATCCGGCTGACCACGCGCCGCGAGGAGCTGGCCGAGAAGCTGCAGATGCTGCTGGTGCCGCGCGATCCGGGCGACGACAAGGACGCGATCCTCGAGATCAAGGCCGGCGAGGGTGGCGACGAGTCGGCGCTGTTCGCGGGCGATCTGCTCAAGATGTACCTGAAGTACGCCGAGAACCAGGGCTGGAAGACCGAGGTGCTCGACGCCGCGGATTCCGATCTGGGCGGCTACAAGTCGGTCACTGTCGCGGTGAAGGCCAAGGGCGTGCCCGAGCCGGGCGAAGCGCCGTACGCGAAGTTGAAGTTCGAGGGCGGCGTGCACCGGGTGCAGCGGGTGCCGGTGACCGAGTCGCAGGGCCGGATCCACACGTCCGCGGCCGGCGTACTGGTGCTGCCCGAGGCCGAGGACGTCGATGTCGAGGTTGACGTCAATGACCTGCGGATCGACGTGTTCCGGTCCTCCGGTCCCGGCGGCCAGAGCGTCAACACGACCGACTCGGCGGTGCGCATCACGCACCTGCCGACCGGCATCGTGGTGTCCTGCCAGAACGAGAAGTCCCAGCTGCAGAACCGCGAACAGGCCATGCGCATCCTCCGGTCCAGGCTGCTCGCCGCCGCGCAGGAGGCCGCGAACCAGGAGGCCTCGGACGCGCGCCGGCTCCAGATCCGTACGGTCGACCGGTCCGAGCGGGTCCGGACGTACAACTACCCGGAGAACCGTTTTTCCGATCACCGGGTCGGGTTCAAGACGCACAACCTGGACCAGGTCCTCGGCGGCGAGCTCGCCCCGGTGATCCAGGCCCTGACCGAGGCGGACCTGGCCGAGCGACTGGCCGCGGTCGCCCCGAAGTGA
- the prmC gene encoding peptide chain release factor N(5)-glutamine methyltransferase encodes MTAPEVIPPRALLADAAERLRAGGVGSPEYDAAELLAFVLGTTRGNLVLAAPTSAQLEVYDALVARRAQREPLQHLLGTAAFRYRELAVGPGVFVPRPETEVMVGWILDRLVGVENPLVVDLCSGSGAIAGAVATERPDSTVHAVELSADACVWARRNLAGTGAILHEGDIDGCLPELNGQVDAVIANPPYIPLTAWESVATEARDHDPALALWSGDDGLDAIKVVAATAGRLLKPGGWFGCEHADVQGESAPAVFAATGFFAEVRDQPDLAGKPRFVTGRRI; translated from the coding sequence GTGACCGCGCCCGAAGTGATCCCGCCGCGTGCTCTGCTGGCCGATGCCGCCGAGCGGCTGCGGGCCGGCGGCGTCGGTTCTCCGGAGTACGACGCGGCGGAGTTGCTCGCCTTCGTACTCGGCACCACTCGCGGCAATCTCGTTCTGGCCGCGCCGACTTCCGCCCAGCTCGAGGTGTACGACGCGCTGGTGGCCCGCCGCGCGCAGCGTGAGCCGTTGCAGCACCTCCTTGGTACGGCGGCCTTCCGGTACCGCGAGCTGGCCGTCGGCCCGGGCGTTTTCGTGCCGCGTCCCGAGACCGAGGTGATGGTCGGCTGGATCCTCGACCGGCTGGTGGGCGTCGAGAACCCGCTGGTGGTCGACCTCTGTTCGGGTTCGGGCGCGATCGCCGGCGCCGTCGCGACGGAGCGGCCCGACAGCACCGTGCACGCGGTCGAGCTCTCAGCGGACGCCTGCGTCTGGGCTCGGCGGAACCTGGCCGGGACGGGCGCGATCCTGCACGAAGGCGATATCGATGGCTGCCTGCCGGAGCTCAACGGCCAGGTGGATGCGGTGATCGCCAACCCGCCGTACATCCCGTTGACCGCGTGGGAGTCCGTCGCCACCGAGGCCCGGGATCACGATCCGGCGCTGGCGCTGTGGTCGGGGGATGACGGCCTCGACGCGATCAAGGTGGTCGCCGCGACGGCTGGGCGATTGCTGAAACCGGGCGGCTGGTTCGGCTGCGAACATGCCGACGTACAGGGGGAGTCCGCGCCTGCGGTCTTCGCCGCGACCGGGTTCTTCGCCGAGGTCCGCGATCAACCCGACCTGGCCGGCAAACCCCGCTTCGTCACCGGACGTCGTATCTAA